Proteins encoded in a region of the Streptomyces sp. NBC_00258 genome:
- a CDS encoding enoyl-CoA hydratase/isomerase family protein — MASFDPLLDKDGVRLTVDDAIATVTLTNPAKRNAQSPALWRALAEAGQLLPGTVRVVLLRAEGKSFSAGLDRQAFTPEGFDGEPSFIDLARRSDAELDAAIAEYQEGFTWWRRSDIVSIAAVQGHAIGAGFQLALACDLRVVADDVQFAMRETSLGLVPDLTGTHPLVGLVGYARALEICATGRFVSAEEAQRTGLASIAVPADQLDDAARDLAGALLAAPRDALIETKALLQGAVGRTYEDQRVAERAAQGRRLRDLAGVGD; from the coding sequence ATGGCTTCGTTCGACCCGCTGCTCGACAAGGACGGCGTACGGCTCACCGTCGACGACGCGATCGCCACGGTGACGCTGACCAACCCGGCCAAGCGCAACGCGCAGAGCCCAGCTCTGTGGCGGGCACTGGCCGAGGCGGGGCAGTTGCTGCCGGGCACCGTCCGTGTCGTCCTGCTGCGCGCGGAAGGCAAGTCCTTCTCCGCGGGGCTCGACCGGCAGGCGTTCACGCCCGAGGGGTTCGACGGCGAGCCGTCCTTCATCGATCTCGCGCGTCGTTCCGACGCCGAGCTCGATGCTGCCATCGCCGAATACCAGGAGGGTTTCACCTGGTGGCGACGGAGCGACATCGTGTCCATCGCCGCCGTGCAAGGGCATGCCATCGGGGCGGGCTTCCAGCTCGCACTCGCCTGTGACCTGCGCGTCGTCGCGGACGACGTGCAGTTCGCCATGCGCGAGACCAGCCTCGGACTCGTGCCCGACCTGACGGGTACGCATCCGCTGGTGGGGCTCGTCGGGTACGCGCGGGCGCTGGAGATCTGCGCGACAGGGCGGTTCGTGTCGGCCGAGGAGGCACAGCGGACCGGGCTCGCGAGTATCGCCGTGCCTGCCGACCAGCTCGACGATGCCGCGCGTGATCTGGCCGGGGCGCTTCTTGCCGCGCCTCGGGACGCGCTGATCGAGACCAAGGCCCTGTTGCAGGGGGCCGTGGGTCGTACGTACGAGGATCAGCGGGTTGCCGAGCGGGCCGCTCAGGGGCGACGGCTTCGGGATCTTGCGGGTGTGGGTGACTGA